The following proteins are co-located in the Lichenicola cladoniae genome:
- a CDS encoding sodium:calcium antiporter yields MIGTMASAVLSHRLDQVGTALGLSEGLLGLITALGADSPEIASALTALVSGQHDLGKSVILGSNIFNLASLLGLSALLAGSVVCGVKTLLLNAGVSLWVTVVVACQMVLGLPPLWAGLLIAAVMIPYVIVSAMKPAQIGRVAMPGPLRRWLREAVSDTEVDAGDEQRPHTPSWADKLAIVPLLTVVVLTSIGMVKAASFLGARWGLSEVVLGALVLATLTGIPNVVAAIRLAVQGRGSAVVSETFNSNSLNLLAGAYLPTLFLPVGTMSPTARLTLWCLLGTTLIATLLFLRRGRMNRIGGGVLIAAYAGFVVLLLR; encoded by the coding sequence GTGATCGGCACCATGGCCAGCGCGGTGCTGTCGCATCGCCTGGACCAGGTCGGCACCGCGCTCGGCCTGTCCGAGGGGCTGCTCGGCCTGATCACAGCGCTCGGTGCGGACAGCCCCGAGATCGCCTCTGCCCTGACCGCCCTGGTCAGCGGCCAGCATGATCTCGGCAAGAGCGTGATCCTGGGCTCCAACATCTTCAACTTGGCCTCACTGCTCGGGCTCAGCGCGCTGCTCGCCGGCAGCGTCGTGTGCGGCGTCAAGACGCTGCTGCTGAATGCCGGGGTGTCGCTGTGGGTCACGGTGGTCGTCGCCTGCCAGATGGTGCTGGGGCTCCCGCCGCTCTGGGCCGGGTTGCTGATCGCCGCCGTGATGATCCCCTACGTGATCGTTTCGGCGATGAAGCCCGCACAGATAGGCCGGGTGGCGATGCCCGGTCCCCTGAGACGCTGGCTACGCGAGGCCGTAAGCGACACCGAGGTGGATGCGGGCGACGAGCAACGGCCGCATACGCCTTCCTGGGCAGATAAGCTGGCGATCGTGCCGCTGCTCACCGTCGTGGTACTGACCAGCATCGGCATGGTGAAAGCGGCGAGCTTCCTCGGTGCGCGGTGGGGCCTGTCGGAGGTCGTGCTTGGCGCGCTGGTGCTGGCGACACTGACCGGCATTCCAAACGTGGTGGCGGCGATCCGGCTCGCGGTCCAGGGACGCGGGTCCGCGGTGGTCAGCGAGACCTTCAACAGCAACAGCCTCAACCTGCTCGCCGGCGCCTACCTGCCGACCCTGTTCCTGCCCGTCGGCACAATGTCGCCGACCGCGCGGCTGACCCTGTGGTGCCTGCTCGGCACCACCCTGATCGCCACTCTGCTGTTCCTCCGCCGCGGCAGGATGAACCGCATAGGCGGCGGCGTGCTGATCGCCGCCTATGCGGGCTTCGTCGTCCTGCTGCTTCGATGA
- a CDS encoding YihY/virulence factor BrkB family protein produces MRSKLEHPALITALGITGLLVGALTRWTDTTPASAPVTPRRVAGRCARPARPAARSGWAIAKAVVSQVFSDRLMTEAAGVTFYTLLAIFPALAALISIYGLVADPRTIAGQLSALQGIMPGGGMDILKEQVESLISNGGKGLGVGLMFGVVTSLWSANQGTKALFEALNVINAETESRGFVHRTLVTLAFTLGALAFIVLAMGAVVVVPIVLKFLGLTGIGAAVLQYARWPLLLAVVGVLLALVYRFGPSREPATWRLISCGSGFAAVSWLAGSAVFSWYVANFGSYNKTYGSLGAVVGFMTWIWISVIIILVGGELNAELEDRLDPDADGAGP; encoded by the coding sequence ATGCGCAGCAAGCTTGAACATCCCGCCCTCATCACGGCCCTCGGCATCACCGGCCTGCTGGTCGGCGCTCTTACGCGATGGACCGACACGACACCGGCCAGTGCTCCAGTCACGCCGCGTCGCGTGGCCGGCCGCTGCGCGAGACCGGCACGCCCTGCGGCCCGGAGCGGGTGGGCCATTGCCAAGGCCGTCGTGTCGCAGGTCTTCTCCGACCGGCTAATGACGGAGGCCGCGGGTGTCACCTTCTACACTCTCCTCGCTATCTTCCCGGCGCTGGCGGCGCTGATCTCGATCTACGGCCTGGTGGCGGACCCGCGCACCATTGCTGGGCAGCTGTCGGCGCTGCAGGGCATCATGCCCGGCGGCGGCATGGATATTTTGAAGGAGCAGGTCGAGAGCCTGATTTCGAACGGTGGCAAGGGACTAGGCGTTGGCCTAATGTTCGGCGTCGTCACCTCGCTTTGGAGCGCCAACCAGGGCACCAAGGCCTTGTTCGAGGCGCTCAACGTGATCAACGCCGAGACCGAGTCCCGTGGCTTCGTCCATCGCACCTTGGTGACCCTGGCCTTTACGCTCGGGGCGTTGGCCTTCATCGTGCTGGCAATGGGCGCCGTCGTCGTGGTGCCGATCGTGCTTAAGTTCCTCGGCTTGACCGGGATAGGCGCCGCCGTACTGCAATACGCCCGCTGGCCCCTGCTTCTCGCGGTGGTGGGTGTGCTGCTCGCGCTGGTGTATCGCTTCGGGCCCAGCCGGGAACCGGCCACCTGGCGCCTGATCAGCTGCGGCAGCGGCTTCGCCGCGGTCAGCTGGCTTGCGGGGTCCGCCGTGTTCTCCTGGTATGTCGCCAACTTCGGCAGCTACAACAAGACCTATGGCTCGCTCGGCGCCGTAGTGGGCTTCATGACTTGGATCTGGATCTCAGTCATTATCATCCTGGTCGGCGGCGAGCTGAATGCCGAACTGGAGGACCGGCTCGATCCAGATGCGGACGGGGCGGGGCCCTAA
- a CDS encoding response regulator transcription factor: MTRARVVLADDHPVVLAGIKALLQATPDVDVVGEATSGAEALERVRVLQPDVAVLDISLPDMTGVELARRLAADCPAVRLLALTAHEDRAYLQQMLAAGSHGYLLKRSAADELARAVRAVAAGGVYLDPAIAELALAGLATPGRTAADPGLSPREEDVLRHTAWGLSNKEIAGRLELSAKTVETYKARALEKLGLRSRSDIVRFGAAQGWLQNLDDGLMEPKR, translated from the coding sequence ATGACGCGGGCGCGGGTCGTCCTGGCCGACGACCACCCGGTGGTGCTTGCGGGAATCAAGGCGCTGCTCCAGGCCACGCCCGACGTGGACGTGGTGGGCGAGGCCACCAGCGGCGCCGAGGCCCTGGAGCGGGTGCGGGTGCTGCAGCCCGACGTGGCGGTGCTCGACATCTCCCTGCCGGACATGACTGGGGTGGAGCTGGCCCGGCGTCTGGCGGCCGACTGTCCCGCGGTGCGGCTGCTGGCGCTCACCGCGCACGAGGACCGCGCCTACCTCCAGCAGATGCTGGCGGCTGGCTCGCACGGCTACCTGCTCAAGCGATCGGCTGCGGACGAGCTGGCGCGCGCGGTGCGGGCGGTCGCGGCCGGTGGCGTCTATCTCGATCCGGCCATCGCGGAGCTGGCGCTCGCCGGCCTGGCAACGCCGGGCAGGACGGCTGCGGATCCCGGGCTGAGCCCACGGGAGGAGGACGTGCTGCGCCACACGGCGTGGGGCCTGAGCAACAAGGAGATCGCGGGGCGGCTCGAGCTCAGCGCCAAAACGGTCGAGACCTACAAGGCCCGTGCCTTGGAAAAGCTCGGGCTGCGCAGCCGGTCCGACATCGTGCGGTTCGGCGCGGCACAAGGCTGGCTGCAGAACCTGGATGACGGCCTTATGGAGCCGAAGCGGTGA
- a CDS encoding sensor histidine kinase, producing the protein MPTFLPFRIGTMPGRLSGAARTWLLLACATVLPLLLFGGWVGYRSALQTRDSIQHRAIATVDAASDRIAAELDHHKALLRALAGSVALDRPDLAAFRATAERVRSQQPLWETVELTAPSGAQLLNLLRPSSANLGPKADMTSLRRMMRTGQLVVGGMGPVGAVSGRRLVSLQTPVIRNGRLQSVLSVEMAPDAIGTLLHRAGAPGAWIGMVVDASGRIVARTRPSGEDQGQLTSTTLQTAIAAAPNGLIRGKTLEGIPVQTVYRTLAGSDGWVVAFGIPLELLEAPVRRALLLLAVQGCLGLLLAGFLTSLVTFDLAERRREDAERTARLLRAVEESRALAVEAAELGVWRWQRGAGLFDASSRCWSLLGRTPSEDGRTSPRHAWNAVHPADRPALAAAIRRSLAGGGTLDEAVRIGHGDPPSRWIRITGRLLSRSDDEDGVLQGVIADISQIKRQEAERRALLRGMAGVQEDERRRIARELHDQVGQTVTGLSLGLKTLETMLSGPGADHAVVQDRLAWLRGLVASIDQDIHRAAADLRPATLDDFGLLPAIGALTDRWRDRHAIVVDVQTVGVVDRLPQEIETVVYRVVQEALSNVLKHARASTVSVLLERRDADVRLIVEDDGVGFVPDAGSTDQRPHLGLSGMRERLELVGGRLDVESTPSAGTTLYVSVPHGTTRLDAAA; encoded by the coding sequence ATGCCGACCTTTCTTCCGTTCCGTATCGGGACCATGCCGGGCAGGCTGTCGGGCGCCGCGCGCACCTGGCTGCTACTGGCCTGCGCCACTGTGCTGCCGTTGCTGCTGTTCGGCGGCTGGGTCGGCTACCGGTCGGCCCTGCAGACCAGGGACAGCATACAGCACCGCGCGATCGCCACGGTGGACGCGGCGTCCGACCGCATCGCGGCCGAGCTGGATCATCACAAGGCGCTGCTCCGTGCCCTCGCCGGGTCCGTGGCGCTGGACAGGCCCGACCTTGCCGCCTTCCGCGCGACCGCCGAGCGGGTGCGGTCACAGCAGCCCCTGTGGGAGACGGTTGAGCTGACCGCGCCGTCCGGCGCGCAGCTCTTGAACCTGCTGCGCCCGTCCAGCGCCAATCTGGGACCAAAGGCGGACATGACCAGCCTTCGGCGTATGATGCGGACGGGGCAGCTGGTCGTGGGCGGCATGGGGCCGGTGGGAGCGGTGTCGGGCCGCCGACTGGTGTCGCTGCAGACGCCGGTGATCCGCAACGGCAGATTGCAATCCGTGCTGTCCGTAGAGATGGCACCCGACGCGATCGGAACGCTGCTGCACCGGGCCGGGGCCCCGGGCGCGTGGATCGGCATGGTGGTAGATGCGTCGGGACGGATCGTGGCGCGCACCCGTCCATCGGGCGAGGATCAGGGGCAGCTCACCAGCACGACGCTGCAGACTGCCATCGCCGCCGCGCCGAATGGGTTGATCCGCGGCAAGACGCTGGAAGGCATTCCGGTGCAGACCGTATATCGTACCCTGGCTGGGTCGGATGGCTGGGTGGTCGCGTTCGGCATTCCGCTGGAGCTGTTGGAGGCACCGGTGCGCCGGGCGTTGCTGCTGCTTGCCGTCCAGGGCTGCTTAGGGCTGCTACTCGCGGGGTTCCTGACCTCGCTTGTGACGTTCGATCTGGCGGAGCGCCGTCGGGAGGATGCAGAGCGGACGGCACGCTTGCTCCGGGCGGTGGAGGAAAGCCGGGCCCTGGCGGTGGAGGCGGCCGAGCTCGGCGTATGGCGCTGGCAGCGTGGCGCAGGCCTGTTCGACGCATCGTCCCGCTGCTGGTCGCTACTGGGGCGCACGCCGTCGGAGGATGGCCGGACCAGCCCGAGGCATGCCTGGAACGCGGTCCACCCCGCGGACCGGCCAGCGCTGGCGGCTGCGATCCGACGCAGCCTAGCCGGCGGCGGCACGCTGGACGAGGCCGTCCGCATCGGGCACGGCGATCCGCCGTCTCGCTGGATACGCATCACCGGCCGGCTGCTGAGCCGGTCGGACGACGAGGACGGCGTGCTGCAGGGTGTGATCGCCGACATCAGCCAGATCAAGCGGCAGGAGGCCGAGCGGCGCGCGCTGCTGCGCGGCATGGCGGGCGTCCAGGAGGACGAGCGGCGTCGGATCGCGCGCGAGCTGCACGACCAGGTCGGACAAACCGTCACCGGCTTGTCGCTGGGGCTCAAGACGCTCGAAACCATGCTGTCCGGTCCGGGCGCGGACCACGCCGTAGTGCAGGACCGGCTCGCATGGCTACGTGGTTTGGTGGCCAGCATCGATCAGGACATCCACCGGGCCGCCGCCGACCTGCGGCCGGCAACGCTGGACGATTTCGGCCTGCTGCCCGCGATTGGCGCCTTGACCGACCGCTGGCGCGACCGCCACGCAATCGTGGTGGACGTGCAGACCGTCGGCGTGGTGGACCGTCTGCCGCAGGAGATCGAGACCGTGGTATACCGGGTAGTGCAGGAAGCGTTGAGCAACGTGCTGAAGCATGCGCGCGCCAGCACCGTCAGCGTGCTGCTGGAACGGCGCGACGCCGACGTACGGCTAATCGTGGAGGATGACGGGGTGGGGTTCGTACCCGATGCCGGGTCCACGGATCAACGCCCGCATCTGGGGCTGTCGGGGATGCGGGAGCGGCTGGAGCTGGTGGGTGGCCGGCTGGACGTGGAGAGCACGCCCAGCGCCGGCACCACGCTCTATGTCAGCGTGCCGCACGGCACGACGCGGCTGGACGCGGCGGCATGA
- a CDS encoding DUF1328 domain-containing protein, with the protein MLKFALIFFVVSLVMGFFGFSGVSAATAGIAKILFFVALAIFVIFILVALFAGSLMF; encoded by the coding sequence ATGCTCAAGTTCGCCTTGATCTTTTTCGTGGTCTCGCTGGTTATGGGGTTCTTCGGATTTTCCGGCGTATCAGCCGCGACCGCAGGGATCGCCAAAATCCTCTTTTTCGTCGCGCTGGCAATTTTCGTGATCTTCATCCTGGTGGCCCTCTTCGCCGGCAGCCTGATGTTCTGA
- a CDS encoding DUF421 domain-containing protein, which yields MFFDSWTGLARVPMVGTLAYVALVLFIRVSGKRTLTKLNAFDLVVTVALGSTLSTVLLNNSVALAEGLLAMALLIVLQFAITWTSVRFPKVQGLVKSEPTHLLHGGRFLDDALRRERVTRSEILSVLRSNGHGDAATVAAVVLETDGSMSVLAELAEAPRIATVDVGAVADVAAASHRTD from the coding sequence ATGTTCTTCGATAGCTGGACGGGGCTCGCCCGGGTGCCGATGGTGGGCACGCTGGCCTACGTCGCACTGGTGCTGTTCATCCGCGTGTCGGGCAAGCGCACCCTCACCAAGCTGAACGCGTTCGACCTGGTGGTCACGGTGGCGCTGGGTTCGACGCTCTCCACCGTGCTCCTCAACAATTCGGTCGCACTCGCGGAGGGCTTGCTGGCGATGGCGCTGCTGATCGTGCTGCAGTTCGCGATCACCTGGACATCCGTGCGGTTTCCGAAAGTCCAGGGCCTCGTCAAGAGCGAGCCGACGCACCTGCTGCACGGTGGCCGCTTCCTCGACGATGCTCTGCGCCGCGAGCGCGTCACCCGCTCCGAGATCCTGTCCGTGCTGCGCTCCAACGGCCACGGCGACGCGGCGACGGTTGCGGCGGTCGTGCTGGAGACGGACGGCTCCATGAGCGTCCTCGCCGAGCTTGCCGAGGCGCCCCGCATCGCGACCGTGGATGTCGGAGCTGTGGCCGATGTCGCGGCGGCATCGCACCGGACAGACTGA
- a CDS encoding PRC-barrel domain-containing protein, with product MSRPSNVRSMFLSTALGAVLVAGGALPALAQSSNSTPVATSQVPDNATRPNGSLQMSNKSWRSTKLDGASVYNNKGDVIGTVDDMLLNSQGKVSNVVLSVGGFLGVGNKYVEVPFSKLKFEPSKGSSNNSTTSSGMAASAEDYSIVLPGATKNSLKDMTSFKY from the coding sequence ATGTCCCGCCCGTCCAATGTCCGCTCCATGTTCCTGTCGACCGCGCTCGGTGCCGTGCTGGTCGCCGGCGGCGCGCTGCCAGCCCTGGCCCAGAGTTCCAACTCCACCCCCGTGGCGACGTCGCAGGTTCCCGACAACGCGACCCGGCCGAACGGCAGCCTGCAGATGAGCAACAAGTCGTGGCGTTCGACCAAGCTCGACGGCGCCAGCGTCTACAACAACAAGGGCGACGTCATCGGCACGGTGGACGACATGCTGCTGAACTCTCAGGGCAAGGTGTCCAACGTGGTGCTGTCGGTGGGCGGCTTCCTGGGCGTTGGCAACAAGTATGTCGAGGTGCCGTTCAGCAAGCTGAAGTTCGAGCCCAGCAAGGGCAGCAGCAACAACTCGACGACTTCGTCAGGGATGGCCGCCAGTGCCGAGGATTACAGCATCGTCCTGCCGGGCGCCACCAAGAACTCCCTGAAGGACATGACGTCGTTCAAGTACTGA
- a CDS encoding SDR family oxidoreductase produces MSKIVVITGAGAGVGRATATEFARQGYDVALLSRDKDRLEHAAAELRRFGVRALPIPTDVADAKAVEAAADQTEAELGPIDVWVNVAMATVFAPVAKLTPEEFERGTRVTYLGQVHGTMSALSRMRQRNRGTIVNVGSALGYRSVPLQSIYCGAKFAIRGFTDSLRSEIIHDKLDVHLTMVDLPAVNTPQFDWAMNKMGKKAKPVAPIYQPEVPARAIFFAATHKRRQVWVGYPTVQAILANRIAPGLIDKYLAKTGYSGQLTDIPLAPDAPANLYEPVSGAYGARGRFDNRAKSGSWEMFTDRHRAVFWAAASVAAIAVLRQAAKRLDVGPGST; encoded by the coding sequence ATGAGCAAGATTGTCGTCATCACCGGAGCCGGAGCCGGCGTTGGCCGCGCAACGGCGACAGAATTCGCCCGCCAGGGCTACGACGTGGCACTGCTGTCGCGTGACAAGGACCGGCTGGAGCATGCCGCTGCTGAATTGCGCCGCTTCGGTGTCCGGGCGCTGCCGATCCCTACCGATGTAGCCGATGCCAAGGCGGTCGAGGCGGCGGCAGATCAGACCGAAGCCGAGCTTGGTCCGATCGACGTCTGGGTCAACGTGGCGATGGCAACCGTGTTCGCCCCTGTCGCCAAGCTGACACCTGAGGAGTTCGAGCGCGGCACGCGAGTGACGTATCTGGGACAGGTGCATGGCACGATGTCGGCGCTATCACGGATGCGCCAGCGTAATCGCGGCACCATCGTCAATGTCGGCTCAGCCCTTGGCTACCGCTCGGTGCCGCTGCAATCGATCTACTGCGGCGCCAAGTTCGCGATCCGCGGCTTCACCGACAGCCTCAGGTCCGAGATCATCCACGACAAGCTCGACGTGCATCTGACCATGGTCGATCTTCCGGCGGTGAACACGCCGCAGTTTGACTGGGCAATGAACAAAATGGGCAAGAAGGCCAAGCCCGTCGCGCCGATCTACCAGCCGGAGGTGCCGGCCCGAGCAATCTTCTTTGCCGCCACGCACAAGCGGCGGCAGGTCTGGGTTGGTTACCCAACCGTGCAGGCGATCCTCGCTAATCGGATCGCACCCGGCCTAATCGACAAATACCTCGCCAAGACGGGCTATAGCGGTCAACTGACCGACATACCGCTCGCGCCCGACGCGCCGGCTAATTTGTATGAACCGGTGTCCGGCGCCTACGGAGCGCGTGGCCGGTTCGACAATCGAGCCAAGAGCGGAAGTTGGGAGATGTTCACCGATCGCCATCGTGCGGTGTTCTGGGCCGCGGCAAGCGTGGCGGCGATCGCCGTGCTGCGCCAGGCAGCAAAGCGGCTCGACGTAGGGCCTGGTAGCACTTGA
- a CDS encoding glycoside hydrolase family 15 protein, producing MSIATMRRSGHRLLGRVLRRSGASRLVRSSPPIADLGLIGDRATAAVITTGGEICWYCPGRFDAPSLLGSLIDPDAGGEWSILLAGAEPAGRRYIGQSAVLETTLRHPAGMLVITDWMPLADCVAHGSICRSLGPAPAAFSLVLRPRPDGGRRIPLLRLDETGAAIIDHHFRLQASHPILIRDGVVRIDVPQGEQSWAVLDELRSGVTADQAALADWLEATLAGWRKLAMRSPYDGAFADPVQDSLRAVRLLTDDRTGAIMAAITTSLPEVMGGKRNYDYRFSWLRDSGMMIRALVRLEPDHEQALQYLGFVASLLDTGYQSPLDPVSAAGGERVPKQVKLPVAGYRDSRPAITGNLAAHQLQLGSLAQFVLAAREIYAARDERPHWTVVSRTADFLVDNWQQKGSGIWEEATLRHYTSSLVSASCALDGIAPYTDTAEQATRYRRAALGLRQFVSRRCLSRDGIYVVHPGSRSVDISAALFPVWGYVPACDTMMANSIALLERQAGSGGGLFNRHLQNSRAQRLEGAFLVGTFWLAHYRIARGELERAQVLIEQGIGYATDLGLFSEEVDTGSGLLLGNLPLGLAHGSLLSAVADYDVAMRQRG from the coding sequence ATGAGTATCGCCACGATGCGGCGGAGCGGGCACCGGTTGCTGGGGCGCGTGCTGCGCCGGTCCGGCGCCAGCCGGCTGGTGCGATCATCGCCACCGATTGCTGATCTTGGGTTAATCGGCGACCGTGCCACCGCTGCGGTCATCACCACCGGGGGCGAGATCTGCTGGTACTGTCCTGGGCGATTCGATGCGCCGAGCCTGCTGGGGTCGTTGATCGATCCGGATGCAGGCGGCGAGTGGAGCATCCTGCTGGCGGGGGCGGAGCCGGCGGGACGGCGTTATATCGGGCAGAGCGCCGTCCTGGAGACGACGCTGCGCCATCCGGCAGGTATGCTCGTGATCACCGACTGGATGCCGCTCGCGGACTGCGTCGCGCACGGCTCGATCTGCCGCAGCCTGGGACCGGCGCCGGCTGCATTTAGCCTGGTGCTGCGGCCACGCCCGGATGGCGGCCGCCGGATCCCGTTGCTGCGCCTCGACGAGACCGGTGCCGCAATCATAGATCATCACTTCCGGCTGCAGGCATCGCATCCAATCCTGATCCGGGACGGCGTCGTGCGGATCGACGTGCCGCAAGGCGAGCAATCCTGGGCGGTGCTGGACGAACTACGATCCGGAGTCACGGCGGATCAGGCGGCGCTGGCGGATTGGCTTGAGGCGACGCTTGCGGGCTGGCGGAAGCTCGCGATGCGGTCGCCCTATGACGGGGCATTCGCCGATCCGGTGCAAGATTCACTGCGGGCGGTGCGGCTGCTGACCGACGATCGCACCGGCGCGATCATGGCGGCGATCACCACGTCGCTGCCAGAGGTCATGGGCGGCAAGCGAAACTACGATTATCGTTTCTCGTGGCTGCGCGACAGTGGAATGATGATCCGCGCTCTGGTCCGCCTCGAGCCGGATCATGAGCAGGCACTACAGTATCTCGGCTTCGTCGCCAGCCTGCTGGATACCGGCTACCAGTCGCCGCTGGATCCGGTATCGGCGGCCGGCGGCGAGCGGGTGCCAAAACAGGTGAAGCTGCCCGTCGCCGGCTACCGCGACAGCCGGCCGGCAATCACCGGCAATTTGGCGGCACACCAGCTGCAGCTCGGGTCACTCGCGCAGTTCGTGCTAGCGGCGCGCGAGATTTATGCCGCTCGCGACGAGCGCCCACACTGGACTGTCGTGTCCAGGACCGCCGACTTCCTGGTCGACAACTGGCAGCAGAAGGGCAGCGGCATCTGGGAAGAGGCGACGCTGCGGCACTATACCTCGAGCCTCGTCTCGGCCAGCTGTGCGCTGGACGGCATCGCGCCATATACTGATACGGCGGAACAGGCCACGCGCTATCGTCGCGCCGCCCTCGGCCTGCGCCAATTCGTGTCGCGAAGATGCCTGAGCCGTGATGGAATCTATGTCGTTCATCCCGGCTCCCGCAGCGTAGATATCTCGGCTGCGCTGTTTCCGGTTTGGGGTTACGTGCCCGCCTGCGACACGATGATGGCGAACAGCATCGCGCTGCTCGAGCGACAGGCAGGAAGCGGTGGCGGATTGTTCAACCGGCATCTGCAGAACAGCCGGGCGCAGCGTCTCGAGGGCGCCTTCCTGGTCGGCACCTTTTGGCTGGCGCACTACCGGATCGCCCGGGGCGAGCTGGAGCGCGCCCAGGTGCTGATCGAGCAAGGCATCGGCTACGCGACTGATCTTGGATTATTTTCCGAAGAAGTCGACACAGGATCAGGACTATTGCTGGGCAACCTCCCGCTTGGACTGGCGCACGGCAGCCTGCTGTCGGCGGTGGCGGACTACGACGTGGCGATGCGCCAAAGAGGTTGA
- a CDS encoding GMC oxidoreductase, producing the protein MPENHYDIIVIGSGPGGGALAQSLAPTGKRILMLERGGYLPRSRDNWDAKTVFVDGAYQAPDTWYGKDGSSFHPGLHYYVGGNSKVYGSALFRLRERDFGELRHKGGISPAWPLGYNVFEPYYTKAEALFHVHGLRGEDPTEPWSSAPYAYPPVQHEPRIQELSDILSKAGLHPFHLPLGIKLDQNPDGSPTTYSPCIRCDAFDGFPCAVNAKADAQVICIDPTRAAHLNFTLLTGAYVTRLETDASGRSVSRVHVIRDNQFEQYSADIVVVAAGALSSALLLLRSASDAHPNGLANGSDQVGRNYMRHNMSVVMALLKEPNHTVFQKTLALSDYYFDAPDWDYPLGLIQMCATSHGAQIRGEAPLQPLMQLAPRMPFEKVAEYSMDFWLQSEDLPRPENRISYDGDRVVLSITEGNEEAASRLRQKLEAMLVPMRAWPKLIDRRLYLGKDIPINGTAHQAGTLRFGTDPAISVLDLNCKAHQLDNLYVTDASFFPSVGAVNPTLTIIANALRVADVIRDRLAA; encoded by the coding sequence ATGCCTGAGAACCACTACGACATCATCGTGATCGGCAGTGGCCCGGGCGGGGGAGCGTTGGCGCAAAGCCTAGCGCCGACCGGCAAGCGTATCCTGATGCTAGAGCGCGGCGGCTACCTGCCGCGCTCCCGCGACAACTGGGATGCGAAGACGGTGTTCGTCGACGGCGCCTACCAGGCGCCCGATACCTGGTACGGCAAAGATGGCAGCAGCTTCCATCCAGGCCTGCACTACTATGTCGGCGGCAACTCGAAGGTATATGGCTCAGCCCTGTTCCGGCTGCGCGAGCGCGATTTTGGTGAGCTGCGACACAAAGGTGGGATCTCACCGGCATGGCCGCTCGGCTACAACGTGTTCGAGCCGTATTATACGAAGGCTGAGGCGCTGTTCCACGTGCACGGCCTGCGCGGCGAGGATCCGACTGAGCCGTGGTCGAGCGCGCCCTACGCCTATCCGCCGGTGCAGCACGAGCCGCGCATTCAGGAGCTGAGCGACATCCTCTCCAAGGCGGGGCTGCATCCGTTCCATCTGCCGCTCGGAATCAAGCTGGACCAGAACCCGGACGGCAGTCCGACCACGTATAGCCCCTGCATCCGCTGTGACGCGTTCGATGGCTTTCCCTGCGCCGTCAATGCCAAGGCGGACGCGCAGGTGATCTGTATCGATCCAACCAGGGCAGCACATTTGAATTTCACCCTGCTTACTGGGGCTTATGTTACGCGATTGGAGACCGATGCATCGGGTCGTAGTGTCAGCCGGGTGCATGTGATCCGTGACAACCAGTTCGAGCAGTATTCCGCCGACATCGTCGTGGTCGCCGCCGGCGCGCTAAGTTCGGCGCTGCTGCTGCTTCGCTCCGCCAGCGACGCGCATCCGAACGGACTTGCCAATGGCTCCGATCAGGTCGGTCGCAACTACATGCGGCACAACATGTCGGTTGTGATGGCGCTGCTGAAGGAGCCAAACCACACGGTCTTCCAGAAGACACTGGCACTTAGCGATTACTACTTCGACGCGCCTGACTGGGACTATCCGCTCGGCCTGATCCAGATGTGCGCCACCTCGCATGGCGCTCAGATCCGCGGCGAAGCGCCGCTGCAGCCGCTGATGCAGCTGGCGCCACGCATGCCGTTCGAGAAAGTGGCGGAATATTCGATGGATTTCTGGCTGCAGAGCGAGGATCTGCCTCGGCCGGAGAACCGCATCTCCTACGACGGTGATCGCGTGGTGCTGTCGATCACCGAGGGCAACGAGGAGGCGGCGAGCCGGCTGCGACAGAAGCTTGAGGCGATGCTAGTGCCGATGCGTGCTTGGCCGAAACTCATTGATCGTCGCCTTTATCTAGGCAAGGATATTCCGATCAACGGCACCGCGCACCAGGCCGGCACTCTTCGCTTCGGCACCGATCCGGCCATCTCGGTGCTCGATCTCAACTGCAAGGCGCATCAGCTCGACAATCTGTATGTGACGGATGCCAGCTTCTTCCCATCGGTCGGCGCCGTGAACCCGACGCTCACCATCATCGCCAATGCACTCCGCGTCGCCGACGTGATCCGCGATCGGCTTGCCGCATGA
- a CDS encoding cytochrome o ubiquinol oxidase subunit IV, protein MTSPRLERNEVRSLVLGYGIAALLTLSAFGLVALHALSGRRAFYTVLGLGLVQLVVHFRFFLQIDLKRSARADLLLILFSSLIIALMVGGTLVVLFNLRGRMM, encoded by the coding sequence ATGACATCGCCGCGCCTTGAGCGGAACGAGGTCCGTTCGCTCGTCCTCGGCTACGGCATCGCGGCACTGCTCACGCTGTCGGCGTTCGGCCTTGTCGCCCTGCACGCATTGTCCGGCCGCCGCGCCTTCTACACGGTCCTGGGTCTCGGGCTGGTCCAGCTGGTGGTGCATTTCCGCTTCTTCCTGCAGATCGACCTGAAGCGTTCGGCGCGGGCCGACCTGCTACTGATCCTGTTCTCGTCCCTCATCATCGCGCTCATGGTTGGCGGCACGCTGGTGGTGCTGTTCAACCTCCGCGGGCGGATGATGTGA